One part of the Chryseobacterium mulctrae genome encodes these proteins:
- a CDS encoding efflux RND transporter periplasmic adaptor subunit, which yields MKIKYNIVSTLLISFLVLSCGKKEASEETEVKAKTEQVEEAHEEAPQTIAALTEEQMKAVGISLGKIEMKDLTSLVKANGVLSVPNNRKATVTSLYGGVIKTLNVQIGDHVRKGQVIASINNPEYIQLQEQYLTVNSRIAFAEQEYRRQRELFDNDAGAKKNLQSSDAELKSLRTQRSSLQRQLQLMGISPGKVSNGNLRSGLVITSPISGTVSSINAQIGSYVDVASPVLDIIDNSSIHLDLQVFEKDLPKMKVGQTVQFKLTNNPETLYNATVFSIGSSFENESKTISVHASVTGNKVGLIDGMNVTGMVSLGNSSTAAVPDEAIVEADGKFYVFIQTSKKPEEHAEEEEGGEKEEGTKEAAHTKNQGKTLNFEKIEIVKGSSDLGYTAITPVTKIAPDTNIVVKGAFFVNAKLSNSGGHED from the coding sequence ATGAAAATTAAATATAATATAGTATCTACGCTGTTAATTTCTTTTTTAGTCTTAAGCTGTGGAAAAAAAGAAGCCTCTGAGGAAACGGAAGTAAAAGCAAAAACCGAACAGGTAGAGGAGGCTCATGAAGAGGCACCGCAAACGATCGCGGCATTAACAGAAGAACAAATGAAAGCAGTCGGAATCTCCTTAGGTAAAATTGAGATGAAAGATCTGACCTCACTTGTTAAAGCCAATGGTGTATTGAGTGTTCCCAACAATAGAAAAGCTACCGTTACCTCTCTGTATGGTGGGGTGATTAAGACATTAAATGTACAGATAGGAGATCATGTGAGGAAAGGGCAGGTAATTGCATCAATCAATAATCCCGAGTATATTCAGCTTCAGGAGCAATATCTTACAGTGAACAGCAGGATCGCGTTTGCTGAACAGGAATATAGAAGGCAACGTGAACTATTTGATAATGATGCCGGAGCAAAAAAGAATCTGCAAAGCTCTGATGCTGAATTAAAAAGTTTAAGAACCCAAAGATCATCACTACAGAGACAGCTCCAGCTTATGGGGATCAGCCCGGGTAAAGTAAGCAATGGTAATCTACGATCTGGGTTGGTTATAACTTCACCGATCAGTGGAACCGTAAGCAGTATCAATGCGCAGATTGGAAGTTATGTTGATGTGGCATCACCAGTTCTTGATATTATTGATAATAGTTCTATCCATTTAGATCTTCAGGTTTTTGAAAAGGATCTACCTAAAATGAAAGTTGGACAAACTGTACAGTTTAAGCTGACCAATAATCCGGAAACTTTGTATAACGCTACCGTATTTAGTATCGGGTCGTCATTCGAAAATGAGAGTAAAACGATCTCTGTACATGCGAGTGTTACAGGAAATAAAGTGGGGTTGATCGATGGGATGAATGTTACCGGAATGGTAAGCCTTGGAAACTCAAGCACCGCTGCCGTTCCTGATGAAGCAATCGTGGAAGCTGACGGTAAATTCTATGTTTTCATACAGACTTCTAAAAAGCCTGAAGAACATGCTGAAGAGGAAGAAGGGGGTGAGAAAGAGGAAGGTACAAAAGAGGCAGCGCATACCAAGAATCAAGGAAAAACATTGAATTTTGAGAAAATAGAAATTGTTAAAGGTTCTTCAGATCTAGGTTATACTGCAATCACTCCAGTGACCAAAATTGCACCTGATACAAACATTGTGGTAAAAGGTGCATTCTTCGTCAATGCTAAATTATCTAATTCAGGAGGGCATGAAGATTAG
- a CDS encoding CusA/CzcA family heavy metal efflux RND transporter: MLDKIIRFSIKNKIVIGIMTLLLIIWGVWSATKLPIDATPDITNNQVQIITVCPTLAGQEVEQLVTFPIEQSIANVPDIEETRSISRFGLSVITVVFKEEVDVYFARQLISEKLKQAAEEIPKGIGTPELAPVSTGLGEVYQYILHPKKGSEKKYDSKELRTMQDWIVRRQLNGTPGVAEINSFGGQLKQYEVAVNPDRLRAMGVSISDIFAALEKNNQNTGGAYIDKKPNAYFIRGIGLVTSLEDVGNVVVKNETGSVPIFIKDVAEVRLGSAVRYGAMTFNGEVDAVGGVVMMLKGANSNEVVQLIKEKIPTIQKSLPTDVIIEPYLDRTNLVGRAIDTVEKNLIEGALIVIFVLVVFLGNLRAGLIVASAIPLSLLFALGMMNVFGVSANLMSLGAIDFGLIVDGAVIIVEATLHHLGLRKTTRLLTQSEMDEEVFLSASKIRSSAAFGEIIILIVYIPILTLVGVEGKMFTPMAKTVGFAIFGALILSLTYIPMMSALFLSKKISHKENFSDKMMNRLQKIYQPLLEKALKVKYWLVSVTVALFAVSLFIFGRMGGEFIPQLQEGDFAFHCILPQGSSLSQSIETSMQASRLIKQFDEVKMVVGKTGAAEVPTDPMPPEATDMMVILKPQSEWKTKKSYDELADEISEKLEAIPGVFFEKNQPIQMRFNELMTGIRQDVAVKIFGENLDSLAIYADKTAKIIQSVNGASAPQIERVSGLPQINVEYDRTRMANYGLNIEDVNTAVSTAFAGQAAGQVFENERRFDLVVRLDSLHRTSIDDVNNLMVSTKTGIQIPLSQVSNINYKLGPAQISREAGKRRIVIGFNVKGRDVESVVEEIQQKLNKEKLPSGYYYTYGGQFENLKAASKRLTIAVPVSLFLIFMLLYFTFGSLKQAALIFTAIPMSAIGGIFALMLRGMPFSISAGIGFIALFGVAVLNGIVLIGTFNELEKEGETNILKRVMEGTKTRLRPVLMTATVASLGFLPMAISTGAGAEVQKPLATVVIGGLVTATFLTLFVLPMLYIIFSTKLKIKKPSGNKPLTAVLVLGFLFIGQTFNAQQGTPVTVEEATSIALTNNNLMRSKDLDIKVTEALKPTAKELPKMSLDAQLGQYNSKKFDQSFSISQSIPFPTLFKARRELIAEQIKGKQINKEISVNELARQVRTYYYQIEYLQFNQSKLKNLDSLYQDFIRIATVRFKSGDIKKIEINTAETQKGEINLLLKQNEVYLNNAYKNLKTLLNTSGDISVPYNTNYEPLKANYVFDSASIANHPTVRSYYQEMTIAEKNKNVERSLGLPDFSIGYTNQSLIGTQTINGMDRNFNAGNRFHAATIGVTIPLTFGATKARMQSWEFQKQVAESNAKLQQKQLEAQLENALNQYQQDVEQYNYYINQAIPNAEKIAKAGQLGYKTGEISYVEYLFALQTSTNIQLKYLESIQQVNQSVITINSIINK, encoded by the coding sequence ATGTTAGATAAAATCATAAGATTTAGCATCAAGAACAAGATTGTCATTGGTATAATGACCTTGTTGTTGATTATTTGGGGAGTTTGGAGCGCAACCAAACTTCCGATCGATGCCACACCCGACATCACCAACAATCAGGTTCAAATAATCACGGTATGTCCTACTTTGGCCGGTCAGGAAGTTGAACAGTTGGTGACATTCCCTATAGAACAGAGTATTGCTAATGTTCCTGATATTGAGGAGACCAGAAGTATTTCACGATTCGGTTTGTCTGTAATCACTGTTGTATTTAAAGAAGAGGTTGACGTTTATTTTGCCCGCCAATTGATCAGTGAAAAGCTGAAGCAGGCTGCTGAAGAAATTCCAAAAGGAATTGGCACACCAGAGTTGGCTCCGGTAAGTACAGGACTTGGGGAAGTATATCAATACATCCTTCATCCAAAGAAAGGAAGTGAGAAAAAATACGATTCCAAAGAACTTCGTACAATGCAGGACTGGATCGTTCGAAGACAGCTTAATGGTACTCCCGGAGTTGCAGAGATTAACAGCTTCGGAGGACAGCTAAAACAATATGAGGTCGCTGTTAACCCTGATCGTCTACGAGCGATGGGAGTTAGTATTTCTGATATTTTTGCAGCTCTTGAAAAAAATAATCAGAACACAGGCGGAGCCTACATTGACAAAAAGCCTAATGCTTATTTTATCCGTGGAATTGGACTTGTGACCTCTCTTGAAGATGTTGGGAATGTTGTAGTTAAAAATGAAACAGGGAGTGTGCCTATATTCATTAAAGATGTTGCTGAGGTTCGTTTGGGAAGTGCGGTTCGATATGGTGCCATGACATTTAATGGTGAGGTGGATGCTGTAGGTGGAGTGGTGATGATGCTTAAAGGTGCTAATAGTAATGAGGTAGTGCAATTAATCAAAGAAAAAATACCAACTATTCAAAAATCTTTACCTACTGATGTGATTATTGAGCCTTATTTAGACAGAACTAATCTAGTTGGCAGAGCTATTGATACTGTCGAGAAAAATCTTATCGAAGGAGCGTTGATAGTGATTTTTGTGCTGGTAGTATTTCTCGGTAATTTACGAGCCGGTCTTATTGTGGCATCTGCCATTCCGTTGTCCTTACTCTTTGCTTTGGGAATGATGAACGTTTTCGGAGTAAGTGCCAACTTAATGAGTTTAGGGGCGATTGATTTTGGATTAATTGTCGACGGAGCTGTTATTATTGTTGAAGCGACTCTTCATCACTTAGGATTGCGGAAAACAACACGTCTTCTTACCCAGTCTGAGATGGATGAAGAGGTATTTCTTTCAGCTTCTAAAATCAGAAGCAGCGCAGCATTTGGGGAGATTATTATTTTGATTGTCTACATTCCTATTTTAACGTTAGTAGGTGTTGAGGGTAAGATGTTTACTCCGATGGCTAAAACTGTAGGTTTTGCAATCTTTGGTGCATTGATATTATCATTGACCTATATTCCAATGATGAGTGCACTTTTTTTATCGAAGAAAATCTCGCATAAAGAAAATTTCTCAGATAAAATGATGAACCGACTCCAAAAAATCTATCAACCTCTACTAGAGAAAGCTTTAAAAGTAAAATATTGGTTAGTAAGTGTTACTGTTGCATTATTTGCAGTTTCATTATTTATATTTGGAAGAATGGGGGGCGAGTTTATCCCTCAACTCCAAGAAGGTGATTTTGCTTTTCACTGTATTCTTCCACAGGGAAGTTCATTAAGTCAGAGTATTGAAACCTCTATGCAGGCCTCCAGGCTGATCAAGCAGTTTGACGAAGTTAAAATGGTTGTAGGGAAGACCGGTGCTGCTGAAGTGCCTACTGATCCAATGCCTCCTGAAGCTACTGATATGATGGTGATCTTAAAACCGCAAAGTGAATGGAAAACAAAAAAATCATATGATGAATTAGCAGATGAGATCTCTGAAAAGCTTGAAGCTATTCCCGGGGTATTTTTCGAAAAAAATCAACCGATCCAGATGCGTTTCAATGAGTTGATGACAGGAATCAGACAAGATGTAGCGGTTAAAATTTTCGGTGAAAATTTAGATTCTTTAGCGATATATGCGGATAAAACAGCAAAAATTATTCAGTCTGTTAATGGTGCGAGTGCTCCACAGATCGAACGTGTTAGTGGTCTTCCGCAAATTAATGTTGAATATGACCGCACAAGAATGGCTAATTACGGGCTGAATATTGAAGACGTAAATACTGCTGTAAGTACTGCTTTTGCAGGTCAGGCTGCAGGTCAGGTATTTGAGAATGAAAGAAGGTTTGATCTGGTGGTTCGTTTGGATAGTTTACATAGAACCAGTATTGATGATGTCAACAATCTGATGGTGTCTACGAAGACAGGAATACAGATCCCGCTTTCACAGGTGTCCAATATCAATTATAAACTTGGCCCCGCACAGATTAGTCGTGAGGCAGGTAAAAGGAGAATCGTCATTGGTTTTAACGTAAAAGGCCGAGATGTAGAAAGTGTAGTAGAAGAAATCCAGCAGAAGCTTAATAAAGAAAAATTACCATCAGGATATTATTATACATATGGCGGACAATTTGAGAATCTTAAAGCTGCCAGTAAACGACTGACCATTGCTGTACCTGTATCATTATTTTTGATCTTTATGCTGTTATATTTTACTTTTGGTTCGCTAAAGCAGGCTGCCTTGATCTTTACGGCAATTCCAATGAGTGCTATCGGCGGTATATTCGCGTTAATGCTTCGCGGTATGCCTTTTAGTATCAGCGCGGGAATTGGGTTTATTGCATTATTTGGTGTAGCGGTACTTAATGGTATTGTGTTGATCGGAACATTTAACGAGTTAGAGAAGGAAGGTGAAACCAATATTTTAAAACGTGTGATGGAAGGAACTAAAACTCGTCTGAGACCTGTTTTAATGACAGCCACAGTCGCATCATTAGGATTTTTACCTATGGCAATTTCAACCGGAGCCGGGGCAGAAGTTCAGAAACCTTTGGCGACCGTTGTAATCGGGGGACTGGTTACAGCAACTTTCTTGACTCTTTTTGTTTTACCGATGTTATACATTATCTTCAGTACTAAACTAAAAATCAAAAAGCCTTCAGGTAATAAGCCACTGACAGCGGTTTTAGTTTTAGGTTTTTTATTCATTGGACAGACCTTTAACGCACAACAAGGTACCCCTGTTACAGTTGAGGAAGCTACGAGCATCGCATTGACCAACAATAATTTAATGCGGTCGAAAGATTTGGATATTAAAGTAACAGAGGCACTGAAACCTACTGCTAAAGAACTTCCAAAAATGAGTTTAGATGCTCAGTTAGGCCAATACAACAGTAAAAAATTCGATCAATCTTTTTCTATATCTCAAAGTATTCCGTTTCCAACATTGTTTAAAGCAAGAAGAGAACTTATCGCTGAACAGATCAAAGGAAAGCAGATCAATAAGGAGATTTCGGTCAACGAACTTGCAAGACAGGTTAGGACCTATTACTATCAGATCGAATATCTGCAATTTAACCAGTCAAAATTAAAAAATCTGGATAGTTTATATCAGGATTTTATAAGAATTGCTACGGTCAGATTTAAATCAGGAGATATTAAAAAGATAGAGATCAATACTGCAGAAACTCAGAAAGGGGAGATCAATTTGTTGTTGAAGCAAAATGAAGTTTATTTGAATAATGCATACAAAAACTTAAAAACCTTATTGAATACTTCGGGAGACATCTCGGTTCCTTATAACACAAATTATGAGCCCCTGAAAGCTAATTATGTATTTGACAGCGCGTCAATAGCGAATCATCCAACAGTAAGGTCTTACTATCAGGAGATGACCATAGCAGAAAAAAATAAAAACGTTGAAAGGTCTCTGGGCCTACCTGATTTCAGTATAGGTTACACCAATCAGTCTTTAATCGGTACCCAGACGATCAATGGTATGGATCGGAATTTTAATGCGGGAAATAGATTTCACGCAGCAACTATTGGCGTTACGATTCCCCTGACTTTCGGTGCTACAAAAGCGAGAATGCAATCTTGGGAGTTCCAAAAGCAAGTAGCGGAATCTAATGCAAAATTACAGCAAAAACAGCTGGAAGCGCAACTGGAAAACGCTTTGAATCAATATCAGCAGGATGTAGAGCAATATAATTATTATATTAATCAGGCTATACCCAATGCTGAGAAAATAGCTAAAGCCGGACAATTGGGATATAAAACAGGAGAAATTTCCTACGTTGAATATCTTTTTGCGCTTCAGACTTCTACCAATATTCAATTAAAGTATCTCGAATCGATTCAACAGGTTAATCAATCTGTTATTACCATTAATTCTATCATAAACAAATAA
- a CDS encoding DUF6660 family protein, which translates to MNFLRLLFTVYFMALSLMPCMDVAKAQSKNENVSYSYIKSEQNDAHSKTDSCSPFCYCNCCRISVTSLKINPVLEYRKQIKEYYSKKILFIKNDFAYLVYDQIWQPPKI; encoded by the coding sequence ATGAATTTTCTAAGATTGCTTTTTACAGTCTACTTCATGGCATTATCATTAATGCCATGCATGGATGTTGCAAAAGCGCAATCAAAAAATGAAAATGTATCATATTCCTATATAAAATCTGAGCAAAACGATGCTCATTCAAAAACAGATTCTTGTTCTCCTTTTTGTTATTGTAATTGCTGCAGAATCAGCGTTACTTCGCTCAAAATAAATCCTGTTTTAGAATATCGTAAACAGATAAAAGAGTACTATTCTAAAAAAATTCTTTTCATAAAGAATGACTTTGCATATTTGGTGTACGATCAGATATGGCAACCTCCTAAAATATAA
- a CDS encoding helicase-related protein: protein MKDEDFFNEINDDISVVEGNKKELIVFTNSKDMLSFLELLQLNKQVNNRTIITLNSGSNSKKFLNRYQNYDGKMFLCLSGDRTGNAITRKILTEFNGKNIKDVRPLYEISENGNQDLTEYLENKLNFQDKNTNLVEPKISENESNAIESGTTSDPQQVGNGTPEQNTGELGSKIQSEQNGSYESGQAVGSNNAGNGLAGTERSDLGNRNRGRGSNGGTQPQNDEKNEGREYSLGGIVSGRAISDRRRSDRRPSEVSENSTNKVELDVLISKYKGRKLNNEQVAEVVSAACFVSNDNRILLKENLKVTDDLKEICNQFQSGGTAKEGRGILDEYYTQDKIVDAVRNLIKDHFKTQKEISVLEPSVGTGNFIYATRELSVNSKITGFEINETTAKIAKILHPEVEINLRSFETEFIDDRGNKKDSKDFSERYDLVIGNPPYGEHRGLYKGLGEEPKISKYEDYFVKRSLDSLKPNGVLAMVLPSGWLNRQKNLQNASVLEGFRLPNGAFAGTQIGTDIIILKKNNHQISADISKYFENNHTRVLGENREKTNRFGRLENYIHGNLDEALFKIEQFKNKKETERIGNLFEDLFLENTESNSVTKVPVKKEIIAEKIDELNLTETQEKIELVLSKLNNIKFKSPTITTEIRKYEKLREDLITKPASFSEEKLKELIEKSDRIISIHNTRTEKEYKVQTEPSIKKGILKYQFSKQDEIVNTSLQNSSNITKEQIEAFRDTSYDGTLNNHEKHSKFSNYSDGVWIHDFYYAEGNIYAKLEQLEKDFADKNAVGGTENQYEKQKALLENVLPKAKSLDEIYISPNHEFVHKFELGQIEKDQYNHITKRTESVIVDYNLAERFKDFVGTLSSEAFAGSSAWEVRSFVDNETVTGSDKERNALVRERRKAAANDLFYKFVREELSDDIRTRFVKDFNRNYNNIHVPDYSKFPLFSKIHKNFKGKEFRLAEVQKAGIGRQTTKGVGLLAHEVGYGKTLSGILSMHEAMERGNAKRPIIVVPNDSIMKQWVETIFETIPNAKVNVLGNLGKDYDLSKFDNKDGEITIVTYEGFNNIGFSSEITEELSSKFSYISASEMKGVTNTERDLQIEFQKEKEIEGKMKRGKIYDWEDFGFDHLTYDEVHNANHIVGKVKIEDRRFASDFRSQNQQTSKLGINTWMAAQYIQDKNDGRNVTLLSATPFTNKPLEYYSILSLIANKRLEESGYFNVNTFFETFMEADNDMEIDAKGDVKFKANVRRFKNNSLFQQLLSEFIDIKGEEDNPELIRPNKINKEYKIEQNDLTREQYELLNENFSETEKGAILTHILNARLIAISPYLSPFYDGEEPSIKKFIENSPKLKDTMDLIRQNKKDLPDSGQIVYSELAVAQFPKIKEYLITEIGYKPEEIGIITGATNKNQRISIQNDFNEGKIKVVIGSEAIQEGMNLQENTTDVYMLTLPYNFTSLRQVEGRAWRQGNKNENVRVNFMLTNDSIDVFMLQKLQSKQARYLEAMKKGADVLDISDIRTQELKTSIITNPETRANIEIELIKKKIESEKNKHLADSAFVLRKYEDVLKVKELVTQAEHSYNRIEGYSKNGDANAEYWATQLPSYQKTIELHKVQVQEVIENLAQKGIDVTQIEYQTKMTEDKIAELDKKLEELPAVRENLVVQYRIEKEEQLKANENRNYVRERARENTVLYNNLTTVDFIDKVLNQKENIYLDNFQNVVRRR from the coding sequence GTGAAAGATGAAGATTTTTTTAATGAGATAAATGATGACATTTCTGTAGTTGAAGGAAATAAAAAGGAACTTATTGTTTTCACAAACAGTAAGGATATGCTTTCATTCTTGGAGCTTCTTCAATTGAACAAGCAAGTCAATAATAGAACAATTATTACCTTAAATTCCGGTTCCAATAGCAAAAAGTTCCTCAATAGATACCAGAATTATGATGGCAAAATGTTTTTATGTCTGAGCGGGGACAGAACAGGAAATGCAATAACCAGAAAAATTCTTACAGAATTTAATGGCAAAAATATCAAAGACGTTCGTCCGTTGTATGAAATTTCTGAAAATGGGAATCAAGACCTGACCGAATATTTAGAGAATAAACTCAATTTTCAAGATAAAAATACTAATTTAGTTGAACCAAAAATTTCTGAAAATGAAAGCAATGCAATTGAATCCGGAACAACATCCGATCCTCAGCAAGTGGGAAACGGAACACCTGAACAAAACACTGGAGAACTTGGCTCAAAAATCCAATCCGAGCAAAACGGAAGTTACGAAAGCGGACAAGCAGTGGGCAGCAACAATGCTGGAAATGGACTTGCAGGCACAGAACGGAGCGATTTGGGAAACCGAAACCGAGGAAGAGGATCCAATGGAGGAACACAACCGCAAAATGATGAAAAAAATGAGGGAAGAGAATATTCCTTGGGCGGAATCGTATCCGGGAGAGCTATATCCGATAGAAGAAGATCCGATAGAAGACCTTCCGAGGTAAGTGAAAATTCAACAAATAAGGTAGAGCTAGATGTTCTCATTTCAAAATATAAAGGGCGAAAACTTAATAATGAACAAGTTGCGGAAGTAGTTTCTGCAGCTTGTTTTGTTTCTAATGACAACAGAATTCTTCTCAAAGAAAATCTGAAAGTCACGGATGATTTAAAAGAAATCTGCAATCAATTCCAAAGTGGCGGAACCGCAAAAGAAGGCAGAGGGATTTTAGATGAATATTACACACAAGATAAAATTGTCGATGCAGTCCGCAATTTAATCAAAGACCATTTCAAAACTCAAAAAGAAATTTCTGTTTTAGAACCCAGCGTTGGTACAGGAAATTTTATCTATGCCACTCGCGAATTATCTGTAAATTCTAAAATTACAGGCTTTGAAATCAACGAAACCACGGCGAAAATTGCAAAAATTCTACATCCCGAAGTCGAGATCAACCTTCGTTCGTTTGAAACTGAATTTATTGATGACAGAGGTAATAAAAAAGACTCAAAAGATTTTTCAGAAAGATATGATTTGGTCATCGGAAATCCGCCTTATGGCGAACATCGTGGGCTTTACAAAGGATTAGGCGAAGAACCTAAAATTTCAAAATACGAAGATTATTTTGTTAAACGGTCATTAGATTCTTTGAAACCCAACGGCGTTTTGGCGATGGTTCTTCCATCAGGTTGGCTCAACCGACAAAAGAATTTACAGAATGCTAGTGTTTTGGAAGGTTTCCGTTTACCCAATGGCGCTTTTGCAGGAACACAAATCGGAACGGATATTATCATTCTCAAAAAAAACAATCACCAGATTTCTGCGGATATTTCCAAATATTTTGAAAATAATCACACAAGAGTTCTCGGGGAAAACCGTGAGAAAACCAATCGTTTTGGGCGTTTGGAAAATTATATCCACGGAAATTTGGATGAAGCTCTCTTTAAGATTGAACAATTTAAAAATAAAAAAGAAACCGAGAGAATCGGAAATCTTTTTGAAGATTTGTTTTTAGAAAATACTGAGTCCAATTCTGTTACAAAAGTTCCTGTAAAAAAAGAAATTATTGCGGAGAAAATAGATGAGTTGAATTTAACAGAAACTCAAGAAAAAATTGAATTGGTACTTTCTAAACTCAATAACATCAAGTTTAAATCTCCCACCATTACGACTGAAATAAGAAAGTATGAAAAACTGCGCGAAGATTTAATCACAAAACCAGCATCGTTTTCAGAAGAAAAATTAAAAGAATTGATAGAAAAAAGTGATAGAATAATTTCTATTCACAATACGAGAACTGAGAAGGAATATAAAGTCCAAACGGAGCCTTCCATAAAGAAAGGAATTTTAAAATATCAATTCTCCAAACAGGATGAAATTGTAAATACTTCCTTGCAAAATAGTTCAAACATTACGAAAGAACAAATTGAAGCATTCAGAGATACATCTTACGATGGAACGCTCAACAATCACGAAAAACATTCCAAATTTTCAAATTATTCTGATGGAGTTTGGATTCACGATTTTTATTATGCAGAAGGAAATATTTATGCGAAGTTAGAGCAGCTCGAAAAAGATTTTGCAGATAAAAATGCTGTTGGTGGAACGGAAAATCAGTACGAAAAACAAAAAGCATTATTAGAAAATGTTCTACCAAAAGCGAAATCTTTAGATGAAATTTATATCAGTCCGAACCACGAGTTCGTGCACAAATTTGAGTTAGGCCAAATAGAAAAAGACCAATATAATCATATTACAAAACGTACCGAATCAGTCATTGTAGATTACAATCTTGCGGAAAGATTCAAAGACTTTGTAGGCACTTTGTCAAGTGAAGCCTTTGCGGGTTCTTCAGCTTGGGAAGTGCGAAGCTTTGTAGATAATGAAACAGTTACAGGAAGCGATAAGGAGAGAAATGCGTTAGTCAGAGAAAGACGAAAAGCTGCTGCGAATGATTTGTTTTACAAATTTGTACGTGAAGAATTATCAGATGACATTAGAACTCGTTTTGTAAAAGATTTTAACCGCAATTACAATAACATCCACGTTCCGGATTATTCTAAATTCCCATTGTTTTCAAAGATTCATAAGAATTTCAAAGGAAAGGAATTTAGATTAGCAGAGGTTCAGAAGGCGGGAATCGGAAGACAGACCACAAAAGGCGTAGGACTTTTAGCGCACGAAGTGGGTTATGGAAAAACATTGTCCGGAATCCTTTCAATGCACGAAGCAATGGAAAGAGGAAATGCGAAAAGACCAATCATCGTAGTTCCGAATGACAGCATTATGAAACAATGGGTGGAAACGATTTTTGAAACGATTCCCAACGCGAAAGTTAATGTTTTAGGGAATTTGGGGAAAGATTATGACCTTTCAAAATTTGATAATAAAGACGGAGAAATAACCATCGTTACTTATGAAGGTTTTAACAATATTGGATTTTCATCAGAAATAACCGAAGAACTTTCGTCAAAATTCAGTTACATCTCTGCAAGTGAAATGAAGGGCGTTACCAATACCGAAAGAGACCTCCAAATTGAGTTTCAGAAAGAAAAGGAGATTGAGGGAAAAATGAAGCGTGGTAAAATCTATGACTGGGAAGATTTTGGATTCGACCATTTGACTTACGACGAAGTTCACAATGCCAATCATATTGTAGGAAAAGTAAAAATTGAGGACCGAAGATTTGCGTCCGATTTTAGAAGTCAAAACCAACAGACTTCCAAACTGGGAATCAATACCTGGATGGCAGCTCAGTACATTCAAGACAAAAACGACGGAAGAAATGTGACCTTGCTTTCCGCAACGCCTTTTACCAACAAGCCTTTGGAATATTATTCCATTCTTTCTTTAATAGCAAATAAAAGATTAGAAGAATCGGGATATTTCAACGTCAATACTTTCTTCGAGACCTTTATGGAAGCGGATAATGATATGGAAATTGATGCAAAGGGTGATGTGAAATTTAAAGCCAACGTTCGGAGATTTAAAAATAATTCGCTGTTTCAACAATTACTTTCGGAATTCATTGATATAAAAGGAGAAGAAGACAATCCTGAATTAATTCGTCCCAACAAAATTAACAAAGAATATAAAATTGAACAGAATGATCTCACAAGAGAACAGTATGAGCTGCTCAATGAAAATTTCAGTGAGACTGAAAAAGGAGCAATTTTAACACATATTCTCAATGCCAGATTGATTGCTATTTCACCGTATTTATCGCCATTTTATGATGGCGAAGAACCTTCAATAAAAAAATTCATAGAAAATTCTCCGAAGTTAAAAGACACGATGGATTTGATAAGGCAGAACAAAAAAGATCTTCCTGACTCAGGACAAATTGTGTATTCTGAATTAGCAGTTGCTCAGTTTCCAAAAATAAAAGAATATCTCATAACAGAAATTGGTTACAAACCCGAAGAAATCGGAATCATTACCGGGGCGACCAATAAAAACCAAAGAATTTCTATTCAAAATGATTTTAATGAAGGAAAAATAAAAGTAGTTATTGGAAGTGAAGCCATTCAGGAAGGAATGAACCTTCAGGAAAACACAACCGATGTTTATATGCTTACGTTGCCATATAATTTTACGTCACTCCGACAAGTGGAAGGACGAGCCTGGAGGCAAGGAAACAAGAACGAAAATGTGCGGGTTAATTTTATGCTGACCAATGACAGTATTGATGTGTTTATGCTTCAAAAACTGCAATCCAAACAGGCAAGATATTTAGAAGCAATGAAAAAAGGAGCCGATGTTTTGGATATTTCAGACATCAGGACTCAAGAATTAAAAACCTCCATCATTACCAATCCCGAAACCAGAGCCAATATCGAAATCGAACTCATTAAAAAGAAGATTGAAAGTGAAAAAAATAAACATTTGGCCGATAGTGCATTTGTTCTGAGAAAATATGAAGATGTTTTGAAAGTAAAAGAATTGGTAACCCAAGCCGAGCATTCATATAATAGAATTGAAGGCTATTCGAAAAATGGCGATGCAAATGCTGAATATTGGGCAACCCAATTACCATCATATCAAAAAACAATTGAACTTCATAAAGTTCAAGTACAAGAAGTAATTGAAAATTTAGCTCAGAAAGGAATAGATGTTACTCAAATTGAATATCAAACCAAAATGACTGAAGATAAAATTGCGGAACTGGATAAAAAGCTGGAAGAGCTTCCAGCAGTTAGAGAAAATTTAGTAGTTCAATACAGAATAGAAAAAGAGGAACAGCTTAAAGCGAATGAAAATAGAAATTATGTGAGAGAAAGAGCGAGGGAAAATACAGTTTTATATAACAATTTAACAACAGTAGATTTTATAGATAAAGTATTAAACCAAAAAGAGAATATTTACTTAGATAATTTTCAGAATGTTGTCCGAAGAAGGTAG